A genomic stretch from Fusarium musae strain F31 chromosome 9, whole genome shotgun sequence includes:
- a CDS encoding hypothetical protein (EggNog:ENOG41), which produces MRFTHPALLLALCQLASASPCKPSSSVISSAHTTTDNESASSATETSTVISGETGSYTVSHDTTLTAFETASTSDLSVSTTLVSTSSAEPTTTLDATTDLSTTTFDSEASATLISTTTAEASTTTSAEPEIPSNRVLNPGFEDALVYPWESMAGSLSKISSGVHSGSQAGAFSGNTPMSAIQGVRQFIEPTWITPGKGYKFSAWVKLTMTVGCGSPTIVCGHGMGQGATSLGGTIEQTGDYSLVSVTCSWTQAQWEARPSVQIRGYCTGLSFFVDDASLKEVETLG; this is translated from the coding sequence ATGAGATTCACTCACCCTGCACTCCTACTGGCGCTGTGCCAGCTTGCTTCAGCATCGCCATGCAAGCCCTCTTCATCAGTCATTTCCAGTGCGCATACGACCACTGATAATGAGTCCGCATCATCTGCGACTGAAACATCGACTGTGATCTCTGGGGAAACAGGCTCGTATACTGTCTCTCATGATACGACGCTGACTGCTTTCGAGACCGCATCAACCTCCGACTTGTCAGTCTCTACAACTTTGGTATCAACTTCGAGTGCAGAGCCTACAACTACGCTCGACGCGACAACAGATTTGTCAACAACCACTTTTGATAGCGAGGCGTCTGCTACACTCATCTCGACTACCACTGCTGAGGCTTCGACCACCACATCAGCAGAACCCGAAATCCCATCCAACCGCGTCCTCAACCCCGGCTTCGAGGACGCCTTAGTCTACCCCTGGGAATCCATGGCCGGATCGCTATCCAAAATATCATCTGGAGTCCACAGCGGCAGTCAAGCCGGAGCCTTCAGCGGCAACACCCCCATGAGTGCAATACAGGGCGTGAGACAGTTCATCGAACCGACCTGGATCACACCCGGCAAGGGCTACAAGTTCTCCGCCTGGGTGAAGCTTACAATGACTGTTGGCTGTGGTTCCCCCACAATAGTTTGTGGTCACGGCATGGGACAAGGCGCGACAAGTCTCGGCGGGACCATCGAGCAGACTGGGGACTATTCTTTGGTGAGTGTGACGTGTTCTTGGACGCAGGCGCAGTGGGAGGCTAGGCCGAGTGTGCAGATTAGGGGTTACTGTACGggactttctttctttgtgGACGATGCGTCTCTGAAGGAGGTTGAGACGCTGGGGTAA
- a CDS encoding hypothetical protein (EggNog:ENOG41) encodes MSSNGASRLANRKPIKKPVPAYLPSPGSVLTVDKSLYTSIREAPRELIEEFTLPIRSGKAWKAPAGCIVKISTPEGPQVGDLNIWNAHNPRERFWASRTKQLHASHVSTYDRLWSNLPYMRPLATIITDTLDWYGTDEHGGRVHDLLGTRCDPYINTVLSGGQYNFQCHSNLTRAVLPYGLNEGDVHDVINIFQVTGLDDQGRYFMNPCPAEKGDYIEFLAEQDLLMALSTCPGGDLSLWGFGEDSEEEMIKCCRPLKVEVYRLKDESLLQKGGWKPAEVSGYKGRHGLDVPLGENREEKA; translated from the exons atGTCTTCCAATGGGGCTTCGCGTCTAGCAAACAGAAAACCCATCAAGAAGCCCGTCCCAGCTTATCTCCCCTCCCCAGGCTCCGTCCTCACCGTCGACAAGAGCCTGTACACCTCCATCCGCGAAGCACCACGTGAACTCATCGAAGAATTCACTCTACCTATCCGATCTGGAAAGGCATGGAAAGCTCCAGCGGGCTGTATCGTCAAAATCAGCACGCCTGAGGGGCCGCAGGTTG GTGACTTGAATATCTGGAATGCTCATAACCCGCGTGAACGCTTCTGGGCATCTCGCACCAAACAGCTTCACGCCTCACATGTCTCAACGTATGACCGTCTCTGGTCTAATCTTCCCTACATGCGACCTCTGGCCACCATAATCACCGACACTCTTGATTGGTACGGCACAGATGAGCATGGAGGTCGAGTGCATGATCTTCTCGGCACGCGATGTGATCCGTACATCAACACTGTTCTCAGCGGAGGACAGTATAACTTCCAGTGTCACTCTAACCTGACCCGCGCGGTGTTGCCGTATGGCTTGAATGAGGGGGATGTTCATGatgttattaatatctttcaGGTCACCGGGTTGGATGATCAGGGGAGATATTTTATGAATCCTTGTCCGGCGGAGAAGGGGGATTATATTGAGTTTTTGGCGGAGCAGGATCTGCTCATGGCTTTGA GTACTTGCCCTGGAGGTGATTTGTCACTTTGGGGCTTTGGGGAGGAtagtgaggaggagatgattAAGTGCTGTCGACCTCTCAAGGTTGAAGTCTATCGTCTCAAGGATGAATCTCTGCTACAGAAGGGCGGATGGAAACCAGCTGAGGTATCAGGATACAAGGGACGTCATGGCTTAGATGTTCCTCTTGGCGAGAacagagaagagaaggcttAG
- a CDS encoding hypothetical protein (EggNog:ENOG41): MVVISGSPWAKRLVFLVISINILLWWYVYSTPGVTDNVQPATTKLKTNNAKAIPVDKKAEGKSAKGTKAAKDDKTGESVDKKGIKTFRSWSNFDVVKPKNDHTYAYRRFKSSPHKPPHIEWNPNGKPLAKGYVFITPQSSGAERGLVQAASFIMKQNAEMIYAHDEDPYDSAGFRVQTVHNEQFLTLWRGHRKMSHGFGEVIVMNSEYEKTVVHLDAIITNMYGQKFLSGLDFHEQELTTRGTILVTAYNTTMYNLTQMGGSEHGFVTDSLFFEIDIETQEILFSWSALDHFWPEDSMLPLISSSGYGGPKNPYDFFHLSSIQAVNHDSFLISSRNFWSVYLISRSNGRVLWELRGNTKGGDFGALPHHGRFRWQNHVRAHNTTSREMILSMFDNHNSPEDMGKTYSRGLLLKLKLPPNPDERPEVLRVLSPDRAKISPEYGSYQLGLSNGNQFVSWGAGGVVHEYGPDDGHDLRWQARFGYDESITSYRAFKDVWTGTPSKWTPALVVEKHEDTVHGFISWNGATDIDSYNIYLAEPDTELKPLGKAKVLGFETGFDLGVKNNETNCIMVTAVRKGQEIRQSNVGCIEGKTFVSTIVDSMGKATGDSVVEKTTLQKIMEYFSRS, encoded by the coding sequence ATGGTCGTCATATCAGGCTCCCCTTGGGCCAAAAGACTGGTTTTTCTGGTTATTTCTATAAATATTCTGCTCTGGTGGTATGTTTACTCTACGCCGGGGGTAACAGATAATGTTCAGCCTGCGACGACGAAATTGAAGACGAACAATGCGAAAGCGATACCGGTAGATAAGAAAGCGGAAGGGAAGAGTGCTAAGGGTACGAAGGCGGCGAAAGACGACAAAACTGGCGAGTCTGTTGATAAGAAGGGAATTAAGACGTTCCGTTCTTGGAGTAACTTTGACGTCGTCAAGCCGAAGAACGATCACACTTATGCGTATCGTCGGTTCAAGAGCTCGCCGCACAAACCACCACATATTGAATGGAACCCCAATGGGAAGCCACTCGCAAAGGGATATGTCTTTATCACACCACAGTCCAGCGGCGCAGAGAGGGGTCTTGTGCAAGCTGCATCGTTCATCATGAAGCAGAACGCAGAGATGATATACGCCCATGACGAAGACCCCTACGATTCTGCGGGTTTTCGTGTGCAGACCGTTCACAACGAGCAGTTCCTTACACTCTGGCGCGGCCATCGGAAAATGAGCCATGGATTTGGAGAAGTCATCGTCATGAACAGCGAGTACGAGAAGACGGTTGTACACCTCGATGCTATCATCACCAATATGTACGGTCAAAAGTTCCTCAGCGGGCTGGACTTTCATGAGCAGGAATTGACCACGCGAGGAACTATTCTCGTCACGGCTTACAACACGACTATGTATAACCTCACACAAATGGGGGGTTCGGAACATGGTTTCGTGACtgactctctcttctttgagATCGATATCGAGACGCAGGAGATTCTCTTCAGCTGGAGCGCCCTCGACCATTTCTGGCCCGAAGATTCCATGCTTCCACTGATTTCATCCTCTGGCTACGGCGGACCGAAGAACCCATACGACTTCTTCCATCTAAGCTCGATACAAGCCGTGAACCACGATTCATTCCTCATCAGCAGTCGGAACTTCTGGTCTGTGTATCTGATCTCACGCTCAAATGGTAGGGTTCTTTGGGAGTTGAGAGGGAATACCAAGGGAGGAGATTTCGGCGCGTTACCGCACCATGGACGATTCCGATGGCAGAACCACGTTCGCGCGCATAATACCACGTCGCGGGAGATGATCCTCAGTATGTTTGACAACCACAACAGTCCTGAGGATATGGGGAAGACGTATTCAAGGGGTTTGCTgctgaagttgaagctgCCGCCGAACCCAGATGAGAGGCCTGAGGTTTTGCGTGTTCTATCGCCAGATCGCGCAAAGATCTCGCCCGAGTATGGAAGCTATCAGCTTGGGTTGAGTAATGGCAACCAATTCGTGAGCTGGGGCGCAGGCGGTGTTGTCCACGAATACGGTCCCGACGATGGGCATGATCTGCGCTGGCAAGCCCGCTTCGGCTACGACGAGTCCATCACGAGCTATCGCGCCTTCAAAGACGTTTGGACAGGCACACCCTCCAAATGGACACCCGCTCTCGTCGTCGAAAAGCACGAAGACACAGTGCACGGCTTCATTAGCTGGAACGGCGCAACAGACATAGACTCCTACAACATCTACCTCGCAGAACCAGACACGGAGCTCAAACCTTTGGGTAAAGCCAAGGTTCTGGGCTTCGAGACGGGATTCGATCTCGGTGTTAAGAACAACGAGACGAATTGCATCATGGTTACTGCTGTGAGGAAGGGTCAGGAGATTAGACAGTCGAATGTTGGGTGTATTGAGGGCAAGACGTTTGTGTCGACGATTGTGGACTCGATGGGTAAAGCGACGGGAGAttctgttgttgagaagactACGCTGCAGAAGATTATGGAGTATTTCTCgcgaagttga